A part of Leptospira neocaledonica genomic DNA contains:
- a CDS encoding M48 family metallopeptidase, with protein MILTVYPDLNIVARFPEGTQISEVEKKLSKRKIWIQRQIHYFENFLPRQPARRYIGGETHFYLGKQHILKLQQGPESNVKLTRNQFVVTSKFPEKPELVEKILNTWYNQQGKILMTQRFELLSALLKKYKVKTPLLKFRKMQKRWGSCSSDGIILLNTELIKTPLSCIDYVIVHEFCHLKFPKHDFRFYKMLDDLLPDWRYRKDRLERSLLI; from the coding sequence ATGATTCTAACAGTCTACCCCGACTTAAATATAGTGGCTCGTTTCCCGGAAGGGACTCAAATATCAGAAGTTGAAAAGAAACTATCTAAACGAAAAATATGGATCCAAAGACAGATTCATTATTTCGAAAATTTCCTACCAAGACAACCTGCTCGTCGATATATCGGAGGAGAAACTCATTTCTATCTAGGAAAGCAACATATTCTAAAATTGCAACAAGGACCAGAATCAAACGTGAAGTTAACGCGAAACCAATTCGTGGTGACCAGTAAATTTCCAGAAAAACCTGAGTTAGTAGAAAAGATACTTAATACCTGGTATAATCAGCAGGGAAAAATTCTTATGACCCAAAGATTCGAACTTCTTTCAGCCTTGCTAAAAAAGTATAAAGTTAAAACTCCATTGTTAAAATTTCGAAAAATGCAAAAACGCTGGGGAAGTTGTAGTTCAGATGGAATTATCCTATTAAATACCGAACTAATTAAAACTCCTCTTAGCTGCATTGATTATGTGATCGTACATGAATTTTGTCATTTGAAGTTTCCCAAACATGATTTTAGATTTTATAAAATGTTGGATGACCTCCTCCCTGATTGGAGATATAGAAAAGATCGTCTTGAGCGCTCTCTATTAATATAA
- a CDS encoding type I restriction endonuclease subunit R — MSEEQQTPNFDEDSLSQAPALQLLEAMGWTYLPPEEANQLRGGKRSQVLLEGVLIPWLRENNQIQNQGLSIPFSEGNILSAVAALKDVLFDGLIRTNEKIYDLLCLGKSLTQAIDGDTKSHSFRYIDWEYPEKNIFHVSEEFSIEKTSSHDTRRPDIVLFVNGIPFVVIECKSPNIKDPIKEAIVQQRLYQQEDEIPKLYYYSQLLLALSKNEAQYATVGTERKFWAVWKETDPKIEFELERLVKIPISDKELTQIQSSNKGILKAKSSNSGGTVSRKVTVQDRTLYSLCRPGRLLELIYQFILFDKGEKKIARYQQYFCVKKISKRIQTFDSDGIRNGGVVWHTQGSGKSLTMVLLAKAISLLKEIKDYKIIIVTDRIDLDDQIAKTFHACGKDVEKAKTGKHLGELVTESRQRVISTIIDKFDASFSNNFQNNDRDIFVLVDEGHRGQYGSRHAKMKKTLPNACFLAFTGTPVMRKEKNTILKFGGLIDTYTIDQAVIDKAVVPLLYEGRHVEQKVDSEGIDAWFERITSNLSEDQARDLKQKFSTTEQLNKATQKVKAIAWDISEHFQKNFQNKEAGPKGQLVAQDKATALLYKKYLDEFGMVSSEVLISSPEEKEGDIESEEDHPTVQNFWKRMMQKYGSEKEYNRIIINAFKESDEPEIIIVVDKLLTGFDAPRNTVLYLTRRLQEHTLLQAIARVNRLNEGKDFGIIIDYRGILENLNHALDLYSKLPDFDSEDLKHILTDMQEEIKYLPQIHSTLWETFKGIKNKKDEEEFEDLLRDEKLRNTFFERLSAYARTLSIALSNERFLEETNKEKLNLYRENLRFFAKLRISVRRRYAEIVDFSEYEPRIQKLLDTHVGAGEVEKITPLVNIFNTKAFQQELDLLDSDAAKADTIAHRTARTIREKMGEDPAFYKKFSKMLQDAIDAYRQKRLDAIEYLKKVTKIQENVLNRTGDDIPEQIRNNEITKAYYGTIKGSLSSLSDTQNVEDFEIASLALKVESVIEKNRVVNWKNDPDIQKRMIGEMEDILFEFKKNWHLNLTFADLDEIMNEIIDIAKTRRA; from the coding sequence ATGAGCGAAGAACAGCAAACTCCCAACTTTGACGAAGATTCCCTTTCGCAAGCTCCTGCCCTTCAACTGTTGGAAGCCATGGGTTGGACCTATCTTCCCCCAGAGGAAGCCAATCAACTACGTGGAGGAAAACGCTCCCAAGTTTTGTTGGAAGGTGTTCTGATTCCTTGGCTAAGGGAAAATAATCAAATCCAGAACCAAGGGCTAAGTATACCATTTTCTGAGGGTAATATACTAAGTGCAGTAGCAGCTCTTAAAGATGTTCTATTTGACGGCTTGATTCGTACGAATGAGAAGATCTATGACCTACTTTGCTTAGGCAAAAGTCTCACACAAGCAATTGATGGAGATACCAAAAGCCATTCCTTTCGTTATATCGACTGGGAATATCCTGAAAAAAATATCTTTCATGTTTCCGAAGAATTCTCAATTGAAAAAACAAGTTCGCACGATACGAGGCGACCGGATATTGTTCTATTCGTAAATGGTATTCCTTTTGTAGTAATCGAATGCAAATCTCCTAATATTAAGGACCCGATCAAAGAAGCGATCGTACAACAACGACTTTACCAGCAAGAGGATGAGATCCCTAAACTCTACTATTATTCCCAACTTCTACTTGCTCTTTCCAAAAACGAGGCGCAATACGCAACAGTCGGAACAGAACGAAAATTCTGGGCCGTTTGGAAAGAGACCGATCCAAAAATTGAATTTGAACTGGAAAGACTAGTCAAAATTCCGATCTCGGATAAAGAGTTAACACAAATTCAATCCTCCAATAAAGGAATTCTAAAAGCTAAATCTTCCAATTCGGGTGGAACGGTTTCCAGAAAGGTGACGGTTCAAGATAGAACGCTTTATTCTCTCTGCAGGCCGGGACGATTATTGGAACTTATCTACCAATTCATTCTTTTCGATAAAGGAGAGAAAAAAATCGCGCGATACCAGCAGTATTTTTGTGTGAAAAAGATTTCGAAACGAATTCAAACATTCGATTCAGATGGAATTCGAAACGGAGGAGTTGTTTGGCATACACAAGGAAGCGGGAAGTCTTTAACTATGGTATTACTGGCAAAGGCGATTTCTCTTCTAAAAGAAATTAAAGATTATAAGATCATTATTGTCACAGATAGAATTGACTTAGACGACCAAATCGCAAAGACATTCCATGCCTGCGGAAAAGACGTGGAGAAGGCAAAGACAGGAAAACATTTGGGCGAGCTCGTTACAGAAAGTCGCCAACGAGTCATCTCCACTATTATTGATAAATTTGATGCTTCATTTTCCAATAATTTCCAGAATAATGATCGTGATATTTTTGTATTAGTCGACGAAGGGCATCGAGGACAGTATGGAAGCAGGCATGCAAAAATGAAAAAAACTTTGCCAAATGCTTGCTTTCTTGCATTTACCGGAACTCCGGTAATGCGTAAGGAAAAAAATACGATTCTCAAGTTTGGAGGTTTAATCGATACCTACACGATTGATCAAGCGGTAATCGACAAAGCGGTAGTGCCTCTTCTTTATGAAGGTAGACATGTGGAACAAAAAGTCGATTCCGAAGGAATCGATGCCTGGTTCGAACGAATTACTAGTAATTTATCCGAAGACCAAGCCAGGGACCTAAAACAAAAATTTTCTACCACTGAACAATTAAACAAAGCAACTCAAAAAGTAAAAGCAATCGCTTGGGATATTAGCGAACATTTTCAAAAAAATTTCCAAAATAAAGAAGCTGGCCCCAAGGGACAGCTCGTCGCGCAAGACAAAGCAACCGCATTACTTTACAAAAAATATTTAGACGAGTTTGGGATGGTTTCCTCCGAAGTTCTAATTTCTTCTCCAGAAGAGAAAGAAGGAGATATTGAATCTGAAGAAGATCATCCTACAGTTCAAAATTTTTGGAAAAGAATGATGCAAAAATACGGTTCGGAAAAGGAATACAATCGCATTATAATCAATGCATTCAAAGAATCCGACGAGCCTGAAATTATCATTGTTGTCGATAAACTTCTTACCGGCTTCGATGCTCCCAGAAATACCGTATTATATTTAACGCGAAGATTACAAGAGCACACCCTATTACAAGCAATCGCAAGGGTGAATCGTCTAAATGAGGGAAAAGATTTCGGAATTATCATCGATTATCGTGGCATATTGGAAAATTTGAATCATGCCTTGGATCTTTATTCAAAACTTCCGGATTTTGATAGTGAGGATTTAAAACATATTCTTACCGATATGCAGGAAGAAATAAAATATCTCCCTCAAATTCATTCGACTCTATGGGAAACGTTTAAAGGAATTAAGAATAAAAAAGACGAGGAAGAATTCGAAGATCTCCTTCGGGATGAAAAACTTAGAAATACTTTTTTTGAACGTCTTTCTGCTTATGCACGAACTTTAAGTATTGCACTTTCAAATGAGAGGTTTTTAGAGGAAACCAATAAGGAAAAACTAAATCTCTATCGAGAAAATCTACGTTTCTTCGCAAAACTAAGAATTTCAGTTCGGAGAAGATATGCCGAGATTGTCGATTTTTCCGAATACGAACCTAGGATACAAAAACTATTGGATACGCATGTAGGTGCTGGCGAAGTTGAAAAAATTACACCTCTTGTAAATATATTCAATACCAAAGCGTTTCAACAGGAATTAGATCTCCTAGATTCGGACGCGGCCAAGGCAGATACAATCGCGCATAGAACAGCAAGAACCATTCGGGAAAAAATGGGAGAGGATCCCGCTTTTTATAAAAAATTCTCGAAGATGCTTCAAGACGCCATTGATGCTTACAGACAAAAACGATTAGACGCTATTGAATATTTAAAGAAGGTCACGAAGATCCAGGAAAATGTTCTCAATCGCACAGGAGACGATATTCCCGAACAGATTCGAAATAATGAAATCACAAAAGCATACTATGGAACCATTAAGGGATCTCTCTCATCCCTTTCTGACACACAGAATGTCGAGGATTTTGAAATTGCTTCCTTGGCTTTAAAAGTTGAATCTGTAATTGAAAAAAACCGTGTCGTAAACTGGAAAAACGATCCAGATATCCAGAAGAGAATGATCGGCGAAATGGAAGATATTCTTTTCGAATTTAAGAAGAACTGGCATTTGAATCTAACGTTTGCAGATCTCGATGAAATTATGAATGAGATTATCGATATAGCAAAAACAAGGAGAGCTTAA
- a CDS encoding restriction endonuclease subunit S, giving the protein MNKRVKYIRTSIGLIPKDWKIEKAGSIFKNSRIKGSPNLSMLSLTMRDGFVRRDDLDRKMQPDLPYDKNLKVELGDIAYNMMRAWQGAIALAIEKGMVSPAYVVLKPTKEAFSNYYFHLFKSSHYQYLITSYSYGITSDRLRLYYKDFASIPVPLPPLPEQKKIAEILSAWDKAIEQTKSLIEAKKKLKKGLMQKLLAGEMRFPEFGKIAKKGELPDGWKFTKLKDLLIKIERPIEFDNRKFYPLVSVKRNSNGLIHRETLLGSKILVKDLYTLQENDFLISKMQVVHGALGMVTKKFESMYISGSYIVLNTKDQNKFNIHYFDYLSKTKYIYHAALISSYGVTIEKMTFNLRWFLKTIVAIPTNINEQTKIVSVLDTLNLEISILIEKLSLLQTQKKGLLQKLLTGQIRVQVDSPKPKAKKK; this is encoded by the coding sequence ATGAACAAAAGAGTAAAATACATACGTACCTCAATTGGCCTGATTCCCAAAGATTGGAAAATCGAAAAAGCTGGATCCATATTTAAAAATTCCCGAATTAAAGGCTCTCCGAATCTTTCAATGCTTTCTTTAACAATGCGAGATGGCTTTGTCCGAAGAGATGACTTGGATCGAAAAATGCAACCTGATCTACCATATGATAAAAACCTTAAGGTAGAACTAGGTGACATCGCGTATAATATGATGAGAGCCTGGCAAGGGGCAATCGCTTTAGCGATTGAAAAGGGAATGGTAAGCCCCGCATACGTTGTATTAAAACCAACAAAGGAAGCATTCTCAAATTATTATTTTCATCTATTTAAAAGTTCTCATTATCAATACTTAATCACCTCCTATTCTTATGGAATTACTAGTGATAGATTAAGGCTGTACTATAAAGATTTTGCCTCTATCCCAGTCCCCCTCCCTCCACTCCCTGAGCAAAAGAAAATCGCAGAAATCCTTTCTGCCTGGGACAAAGCCATCGAACAAACGAAAAGCCTCATCGAAGCAAAGAAAAAACTAAAAAAAGGCCTAATGCAAAAGCTTCTGGCGGGAGAAATGAGATTTCCGGAGTTTGGGAAAATTGCAAAGAAAGGAGAGTTACCCGATGGTTGGAAATTTACTAAATTAAAAGATCTTCTTATTAAAATTGAAAGACCTATTGAATTCGATAATCGAAAGTTTTATCCGCTGGTTAGCGTTAAAAGGAATTCTAATGGTTTAATTCATAGAGAAACCTTATTAGGGTCCAAAATATTAGTCAAAGACCTATATACATTACAGGAAAATGATTTTTTAATCTCAAAAATGCAAGTTGTGCATGGAGCATTAGGAATGGTCACAAAAAAATTTGAATCGATGTATATTTCCGGATCATATATTGTGCTGAATACAAAAGATCAAAACAAATTTAATATACATTATTTTGATTATCTTTCAAAGACCAAATATATCTATCACGCAGCTTTGATTTCCAGCTATGGTGTCACGATTGAAAAAATGACATTTAATCTTCGATGGTTTCTAAAAACTATTGTTGCTATCCCAACGAATATTAATGAGCAAACGAAAATCGTTAGTGTCCTAGATACACTAAATTTAGAAATCTCAATTTTAATAGAAAAACTCTCTCTCCTCCAAACCCAAAAGAAGGGGCTTCTCCAAAAACTACTCACTGGTCAGATCCGTGTCCAAGTCGACTCTCCTAAACCGAAGGCAAAAAAGAAATGA
- a CDS encoding P-loop NTPase fold protein has protein sequence MSPNQHIVDYLKYYLSLQEPGFAILLDGAWGSGKTYFIKKYIADHKERIAKEFNLGKKNPFLYISLNGIGSTNAIDDRIFALLHPALSSKGVKILEGTVLAGLKYGIKWDAGDKGSVEGGIDSSALSLKSFFKKIGSKILVFDDLERCTISPEELLGYLNRFVEHEKLKVLCIANEKEIDQSAKAEIQNAEKDQVHYKSKYLLIKEKVIGKSFSIQDDIESAFDPIIQEIHSGRNDFPLEFIRENRNSIIKIYRISNKENLRIVKHTLMDWHLFWLNLNMDVKKSNELLKDLLTIFFTFSFEILAGSISINQLNDWKREYWSHSQKERGNGQKENNQKVSNSPYDILKKYPKITPYSLILEFEKWLQWFEKGTLNIAEINADLLETPYFYDQNTPSWKKLMHFRNLSDEEYAQQKEIVLKVWNDKSEKEPGVVLHYSSLLLILIEFELLPLLSKMEIVTQSKAYIDYLLDLGALSSSLLPSLSRDGYDGFGYSTTISEFEEVFSYFREKVNIAIERSYPKSGEELLKLMLINIKEFNRKVSRYDSDNGFYLSPIFSAINPEAFLKTILQLENANLADLDLAFKWRYENPYCNALIKEHSFLKELNSLLEKEIAQETKPIRKFLLKELKTDGIELALERLEKAVSSNNTASDI, from the coding sequence ATGTCACCTAACCAACATATAGTGGATTATCTAAAGTATTACCTTTCTCTCCAGGAACCAGGCTTTGCGATTCTTTTGGATGGCGCTTGGGGGAGTGGAAAGACTTATTTTATTAAAAAGTATATAGCAGATCATAAAGAGAGAATTGCTAAGGAGTTTAATCTAGGAAAAAAGAATCCCTTTTTATACATTAGCTTAAATGGAATCGGCTCTACAAATGCCATTGACGATAGGATATTTGCCCTCTTACATCCGGCTCTATCATCCAAAGGAGTAAAGATATTGGAAGGAACCGTCCTTGCGGGATTGAAATATGGAATAAAATGGGATGCAGGAGATAAAGGATCTGTAGAAGGTGGCATTGACTCTTCTGCACTTAGCTTAAAGTCATTCTTCAAAAAGATAGGTTCTAAAATTCTAGTTTTTGATGACTTGGAAAGATGCACAATCTCTCCGGAGGAGTTGCTCGGATATTTAAATAGATTTGTCGAACACGAAAAATTGAAAGTCCTGTGCATTGCCAATGAAAAAGAAATAGACCAATCCGCTAAGGCAGAAATACAAAACGCGGAAAAGGATCAGGTTCATTATAAATCAAAATATCTTCTCATTAAGGAAAAAGTAATTGGAAAGTCATTTTCCATCCAAGATGATATCGAATCTGCTTTTGATCCAATAATTCAAGAAATCCATAGCGGACGAAATGATTTTCCTTTGGAGTTCATAAGAGAGAATCGAAACAGTATCATTAAAATCTATAGAATTTCTAATAAAGAAAATCTGAGGATTGTTAAACATACGTTGATGGATTGGCATTTATTTTGGTTAAACCTAAATATGGATGTAAAGAAATCAAACGAACTATTAAAAGATCTACTTACGATTTTCTTTACTTTCTCATTTGAGATTTTGGCAGGATCAATTTCCATTAACCAATTAAATGATTGGAAGCGTGAATATTGGAGCCATTCACAAAAAGAACGAGGGAATGGACAAAAAGAAAACAACCAAAAAGTTTCAAATAGCCCTTATGATATTTTGAAGAAATATCCCAAAATAACTCCATACTCACTTATCTTAGAATTCGAAAAGTGGCTCCAATGGTTTGAGAAAGGAACGTTAAACATAGCTGAAATTAATGCCGATCTCTTAGAAACTCCATACTTTTACGATCAGAATACCCCTTCGTGGAAAAAACTAATGCATTTCAGGAATTTATCAGACGAGGAATATGCACAGCAAAAAGAAATAGTGCTTAAGGTCTGGAACGATAAATCTGAGAAGGAACCGGGAGTTGTTCTTCACTATTCCAGCTTACTTTTAATACTCATAGAGTTTGAGCTGCTCCCGCTCTTATCCAAAATGGAAATTGTTACTCAATCAAAGGCATATATTGATTATCTACTTGATTTAGGAGCGCTCTCAAGTTCCCTTCTCCCTTCCTTATCACGAGACGGTTATGATGGTTTTGGATACTCGACAACAATTTCTGAATTTGAGGAAGTTTTTTCGTATTTCCGAGAGAAGGTGAACATTGCAATCGAACGATCTTACCCGAAATCGGGAGAAGAGCTTCTGAAGCTAATGCTTATAAATATCAAAGAGTTCAATCGTAAAGTCAGTAGATACGATTCGGACAATGGATTTTACCTGAGCCCCATTTTTTCGGCAATCAACCCTGAAGCGTTTTTGAAAACAATATTACAACTGGAAAATGCCAATCTCGCCGATTTGGATTTAGCCTTTAAATGGAGATATGAGAACCCATATTGCAATGCATTGATTAAAGAACATTCCTTTTTGAAAGAATTAAACTCACTCTTAGAAAAGGAAATCGCACAGGAAACAAAGCCAATTCGTAAATTCCTACTAAAAGAGTTAAAGACAGATGGGATTGAACTGGCATTGGAACGTTTAGAAAAAGCTGTTAGTTCAAATAACACTGCAAGTGATATTTAA
- a CDS encoding Abi family protein — MKYAKPHLTYEQQADQLLKRGLIADRSELIQKLTQVSYYRLSGYWFPYRNYPQDEFKPDTQFSEIWTRYAFDRRLRFHLLDGIERIEVFLRSRLVYEFTKHHGPFGYIDAKNFPGFSNNNEHSTLLAKIQKEVDRSSEKFIDHFNKKYGSSHNLPPLWMVAELFSFGNILTFLRGIHPSIRKPIADDLSLDPSILISWIRSLNGVRNICAHHGRAWNRQFGDKPQIPKKDLRWKIPIQIRNDKIFGILTVIKYCINIIAPQSNWPNRFKELLNSFPTIPIGQMGMPPNWRECPIWKSGWKSGR, encoded by the coding sequence GTGAAATACGCCAAGCCTCATCTCACCTATGAGCAACAAGCGGACCAACTTCTAAAAAGAGGATTAATCGCAGATCGCTCGGAACTTATCCAAAAACTAACTCAAGTCTCATACTATCGCCTCAGCGGTTATTGGTTTCCCTACCGCAATTATCCGCAGGATGAATTCAAACCGGATACTCAATTTTCCGAGATTTGGACTCGCTATGCTTTCGATCGTAGATTGAGATTCCATCTATTAGATGGAATCGAGAGGATAGAAGTATTCTTACGTTCTCGTTTAGTCTACGAATTCACCAAACATCACGGTCCATTCGGATATATAGATGCAAAAAATTTCCCTGGATTTTCTAATAATAATGAACACAGTACCCTACTCGCGAAGATTCAAAAAGAGGTCGATCGGAGCAGCGAGAAGTTTATAGATCACTTTAACAAGAAATACGGAAGTTCTCACAACCTCCCTCCTTTGTGGATGGTGGCCGAACTATTCAGCTTTGGAAATATACTTACCTTCTTGCGTGGCATTCATCCCTCTATACGCAAACCGATTGCAGATGATTTGTCCCTGGATCCATCCATTTTGATTTCCTGGATCCGGTCTCTCAATGGAGTCCGAAATATTTGTGCCCACCATGGAAGGGCTTGGAATCGGCAATTCGGAGACAAACCTCAAATTCCCAAAAAAGATCTACGCTGGAAAATACCAATTCAAATCAGAAATGATAAGATTTTTGGAATACTTACAGTTATTAAATATTGTATCAACATCATTGCTCCGCAGAGCAATTGGCCAAATCGGTTTAAAGAATTATTAAATTCCTTTCCAACAATTCCAATCGGACAAATGGGCATGCCCCCAAATTGGAGAGAATGTCCGATTTGGAAAAGTGGTTGGAAAAGTGGGAGGTAG
- a CDS encoding type I restriction-modification system subunit M, with the protein MKSTVSQKEINDIVWKACDSFRGAIDPSEYKNYILTMLFIKYLTDLWKDKKEAHAKKYSNDKERVERALSRERFIVPPESDFDFLYGQRDASNIGELINQALHNIEEANKQKLENVFRNIDFNSEAALGQTKDRNKRLQNLLKDFSNEKLDMRPSRIGNRDVIGDVYEYLIGKFASDAGKKAGEFYSPPEVSTLLAKLVQPKPGDKICDPACGSGSLLIKVAHEVGSEDYALFGQESNGSTWSLGRMNMFLHGMDGARIEWGDTIDNPRLIEKDNLMHFNIVVANPPFSLEKWGHENAEKDKHRRFWRGIPPKSRGDYAFISHMVETALVGEGKVGVIVPHGVLFRGGSEGTIRTKFIEENILEAVIGLPSQLFFGTGIPAAILIFNKARKHWREARTTRDKHILFIDASREFEDGKKQNRLRDQDIQKIVKTFKSFDEIEKYSHRATLSEIQEAEFNLNIPRYVDTFEEEEEINIPAVQKEIKSLEAELAKTQKELDGYLKELRLG; encoded by the coding sequence ATGAAATCTACCGTTTCGCAAAAAGAAATCAATGATATAGTCTGGAAGGCCTGTGATTCCTTTCGAGGTGCAATCGATCCATCCGAATACAAAAATTATATTCTTACAATGCTTTTTATCAAATATCTGACTGATCTTTGGAAAGATAAAAAAGAAGCACATGCAAAGAAATATTCAAATGACAAAGAAAGAGTCGAAAGAGCACTCTCCCGGGAACGCTTTATCGTTCCTCCAGAATCCGATTTTGATTTTCTATATGGACAGAGAGATGCATCAAATATCGGCGAGCTCATTAATCAAGCTTTACATAATATCGAAGAAGCCAATAAGCAAAAATTAGAGAATGTTTTTCGGAATATAGACTTCAACAGCGAAGCAGCTCTTGGACAAACAAAAGATCGCAATAAAAGACTACAAAATCTCTTAAAAGATTTCAGTAACGAAAAACTAGACATGCGTCCCTCTCGGATCGGAAACAGAGATGTGATCGGAGACGTGTATGAGTACTTGATCGGTAAATTTGCCTCCGATGCCGGAAAGAAAGCCGGGGAATTTTATAGTCCACCGGAAGTTTCTACACTACTTGCAAAGCTAGTCCAACCCAAACCAGGTGATAAAATTTGCGACCCCGCATGCGGATCAGGCTCTCTCCTCATCAAGGTAGCTCATGAAGTAGGATCAGAAGATTACGCTCTATTCGGGCAAGAATCAAACGGATCCACTTGGTCCCTTGGGCGAATGAATATGTTCTTACACGGAATGGACGGTGCTCGAATTGAATGGGGCGACACTATCGACAATCCAAGATTAATCGAAAAAGATAACCTCATGCATTTTAATATCGTAGTTGCAAACCCACCTTTCAGTTTAGAAAAATGGGGACATGAAAATGCGGAAAAAGATAAACATCGAAGATTCTGGAGAGGGATTCCCCCGAAAAGCAGAGGTGATTATGCATTTATCAGTCATATGGTAGAAACGGCTTTAGTTGGAGAAGGAAAGGTAGGAGTCATTGTTCCTCATGGAGTTCTATTTAGAGGCGGATCGGAAGGAACCATCCGAACTAAATTTATAGAAGAGAATATCTTAGAAGCCGTTATTGGATTACCATCTCAACTTTTTTTTGGAACTGGAATACCCGCTGCTATATTAATATTTAATAAAGCACGAAAACACTGGAGAGAGGCCAGGACGACTCGAGATAAACATATCTTATTTATAGATGCAAGCCGAGAATTCGAAGATGGTAAAAAACAAAATCGACTCAGAGATCAAGATATCCAAAAGATCGTAAAGACATTTAAATCCTTTGATGAGATCGAGAAGTATTCCCACCGAGCCACACTCAGCGAAATCCAAGAAGCGGAGTTTAATCTAAATATCCCTCGCTATGTGGATACCTTTGAAGAAGAAGAAGAAATTAATATTCCAGCGGTGCAAAAAGAAATTAAATCCTTAGAGGCTGAACTTGCTAAGACCCAAAAGGAATTAGATGGCTATTTAAAGGAGCTACGGCTGGGGTGA
- a CDS encoding restriction endonuclease subunit S: MKNPVSIEKISDVAKIQVGYQIRTRISEDPGGSYRLAQVRDFDKDGFLIQDPQLRFTPSENEKPDKYVISEGNILFVAKGQYNRSYLIHSVEKNTIAGNSFYILTPHRILGKYLNWYLNSELSQEYFKKNTSGSTIPFVSVAALSELKIPIPDSSIQSQIAKIQNLYTMEMNLIERISKLKRKLVEESCIKAAKGK; the protein is encoded by the coding sequence GTGAAAAATCCCGTTTCGATCGAAAAAATATCTGATGTAGCAAAAATCCAGGTAGGGTATCAGATTCGCACAAGAATTTCGGAAGACCCCGGAGGTTCATATCGTTTAGCGCAAGTCCGCGATTTTGATAAAGATGGCTTTTTAATCCAGGATCCACAATTGCGCTTCACGCCATCAGAGAACGAAAAGCCAGATAAATATGTTATCAGCGAAGGCAATATACTCTTCGTAGCAAAGGGACAATATAATAGATCGTACCTAATTCACTCCGTGGAGAAGAATACAATAGCAGGAAATTCTTTCTATATCTTAACTCCACATAGGATATTAGGAAAATATTTGAATTGGTATCTTAACTCTGAATTATCACAAGAATATTTTAAGAAAAATACTTCTGGATCTACGATCCCCTTTGTCTCTGTCGCTGCCCTATCCGAGTTGAAAATTCCAATTCCAGATTCTTCGATTCAATCCCAAATAGCGAAGATACAAAACTTATATACAATGGAAATGAATCTAATCGAACGGATTAGCAAATTAAAAAGAAAACTTGTAGAGGAAAGCTGCATTAAGGCTGCCAAAGGTAAATAA
- a CDS encoding HTH domain-containing protein, with product MSDSLSFLELAEKALSETREPMTVTEIWDFAKKKKLKTNSLGKTPLNSLSSSIYVDIKNNPKTILKQVSKRPARFALTEWGEVFVDQSFKLQSIYLEDDNTPQKERELHPNLARFIYSNSHFKAYVKTIYHEVSLKAKRGANRWLHPDIVGVRFAFEEYEPETLILQKLMGASDCTLYSFEMKVNLHFGNLREAYFQAVSNSSWANEGYLVAVNFEEDPDLMDELARLSKAFGIGVLKLDPTTPEAC from the coding sequence ATGTCGGATTCATTATCCTTCCTGGAACTTGCCGAAAAAGCGCTTAGCGAAACCAGAGAACCAATGACGGTAACTGAAATTTGGGACTTTGCCAAAAAGAAAAAATTAAAAACTAACTCTCTCGGAAAGACCCCATTAAATTCCTTATCTTCTTCAATCTACGTGGATATTAAGAATAATCCTAAAACTATTCTCAAACAAGTGAGTAAAAGACCGGCCAGATTTGCACTAACGGAATGGGGAGAAGTGTTCGTTGATCAATCATTCAAACTGCAATCCATTTATTTAGAAGATGATAACACACCACAGAAAGAAAGAGAATTACACCCGAACTTGGCTCGATTCATATATTCTAATTCTCATTTTAAAGCATATGTCAAAACGATCTATCACGAAGTTTCATTGAAAGCAAAAAGAGGCGCGAACCGATGGTTGCACCCCGACATAGTTGGTGTTCGATTCGCTTTCGAGGAATATGAGCCTGAAACATTAATATTGCAGAAACTAATGGGTGCGTCCGATTGCACACTATATTCTTTTGAAATGAAAGTAAACCTGCATTTCGGAAATTTAAGAGAGGCGTATTTTCAAGCCGTCTCCAATTCTTCTTGGGCGAACGAAGGTTATTTAGTAGCAGTAAATTTTGAAGAAGATCCAGACCTGATGGATGAATTAGCCAGACTTAGCAAAGCCTTTGGAATTGGAGTCCTTAAGTTAGATCCAACTACGCCGGAAGCTTGCTAA